The stretch of DNA AGCTCTTTCGAGACtttatgatgacgtcatccacatacacttcaatctccttatagatcatgtcgtgaaagagggtcatcatggccctcatgtaggtggcgtcGGCGTTCTTGAGACCGAACATCATAGCTCTATAACAGTAGACTCCCTACGTTGTGGTGACAGGTGacttttctgcatcttcctcgTGCATTAAGATTTGATGTTATCCAGCGAAAcaatccacgaacgactgtaGTTCATGCTTTGCGCAATTGTCGATGAGGATATGGATGTTTGGCAGATGAAAATCAtcctttggactagctttgttgagatctcgatAGTCCACACATATTATGATCTTTCGTTCTTCTTGGGTACTAGGACGATGTTTGCCAACCAGCTTGGATAGTTGGTGAGCCTTACCACATTTTCTTCTATCTGTTTGGTCACTTTTTCCTTTATCCTCAGACTTAAATCAAGTTTGAACCTTTTGGGTTTTTGCTTGACTAGCGGTCTGGTAGGATCGGTGGGCAGTCGATGCGAGACAATGTCGGTGCTTAATcccggcatgtcatcataggaccatgcgaaCACGTCGACGTATTGTCGGAGGAGCTCAATCATTTTTTCCTTCTGATCGGCTCCTAGGTGAATGTTGATCCTGGTTTCTTttacatcttcttcacttccaagATTACACTTTTGTTTCTAAGGTTTGGGCTTTTTATGACTCTCCAATTGCTCGATTTTCTGCAGGAGATTGTCGGGCATCATGCTCTCATCATACTCCTCGTAATCTGGATCGTTGCGCTCAACagtttcgttacatgtcataatcatgGAACACAGATTTTTATCGGTTTgattattgaaaagaaaaagctaagtataaataaaacggtaaataaagttgcaatatttaggaaaatgattctttttatttcatcacaAGGGGAACGTCTTAAGCGTCCAcatgaggcaaatgacaaaagggTACAAACACGGTACATGCCTCAATTGACCATGCTCTTTTCAAAAGAAATCTTTTACAGTTCCATAATACCAAGACTCCCGACGTACCAAAGATGGACTGGCGGTCCAATTCTGTAGCTCTTCCCCTGGTTCGGCATCCCTGATAGTCGGTGTATTGATGTCAGTTCCTTCATAAtattcttcaatcatattcacaAACAGCTTTCCCATCTcgtcgatgatatcatcttcggGTACTGAACTCTGTCTCGGACTTGCAACATACTCTggcacaaaaacctttttcccGGAGCTAACGATGCGAGCTTTCCCTTCCGGAGGTTGATATCCTATGACAACCCTTCCTTTCTACCCATTATATTCAATTGCCTCTATTTATTCCATCTAACTTGGTTCCTAACCCTGTTCCTAGCCTGTATCCATATTTTATCACCTCCCTCATAGCCATCTTGGATCTATACGGCGAGTGCATTCCTAAGTTTTGTCCAGTCTTCTCCATCTCGGTATTCTGCATGATTTCCACATCATGGAAGGCAACTCCATCTTCTCTTTAATGAATGGAACGACATACTCCAAATAGGCGGAGTGACCCCACTCGCCATGAACAACGATCTCCTGGAATCCCCACTCAAATTTTATGCATTGGTCAAACTGGATGGAACGACCCCTTCTATATGTATCCAGAGCCTGGCCAACATCAAGTTGTAAGAAGAAGAGATGTCCATTACTTGAAACAACACTGGAAATTTGACCGGCCCGATTTGCAAAGCTagataaatttctccaataacatctttTTACGAACCATCAGAGGCTCTCACCCTCACGTGGCTTTCTTTGACTTCCCTCAAATGAATTCCCACCTCTCATAGGGTGGAGAGTAGACAAATATTGACTCCTGATCCGCCATCGACCAACACTTGGGACACTATTTTGTCCCCGCACTTGACTGTTATGTGAAGAGACTTGTTGTGACTTGCGCCTTCGACAAGGAGTTGGTCTTTtctgaaagtgatcatgtttTCTTCGACCATATTCCCAATTATCGCGGTCAATGCCTCACTagtggtgttacttggtacacttaccccacttagtactttTAACAGGGTGTCCTTATGACTGTAGGAGCTCATTAATAGATCCATGATAAATATCTATGCTAGAGTTTTCTTTATCTGCTCTTCCACAAAATACTCTTTGCTTGACATTCATTTCTAAAACTTAGTGCCTTCTGGGTTTGTTATGTTTCTCCTTGGAATTTGTTCTCTCCTTGGATTTCCTCGATTGACATCTTCAAGGGCGTATCATCTACCGGACCTAATTATGCCATGGGCTGCAGCAGAGTCTATtattttggcttttcccttttGCTGGTATGTCCAAGGGACGGTTTTGTACTCCCGACCTTCTTCGTCTCGAGTAGCATCGGCAGGTTGCTGCGGATATGTGTGAACCATTACCGTAGGCCTTAGTTGTACTGTAATGACTGGAGCCTTTGAGGAGGGATCCTTGTGTCTTCTACATTTCCTATAGTGATAATTGTTCCCTTCAGGTCATACTCTTCGTCTAATGTGATCATGTTAGCTCCCTTGTTTTGATGATTTAGTAGTGGGTTGCGATTCACACTGGGTGGTGCCAGAGTGCACTGAATGGCTCTGCTCTTGAGAAgggtttcaatttcatttttcaacttgAAATAATCTTCAACATCATGTCCAGGTACATTGGAATGGTACACACAACTTGGAGGGATGTTCAGGAACCCTTCCCCCAATTAGGTGTATCAATCCCGCTCTTCTCAATCTTTCAAACAATTGGTCCAGAGGCTCAGCAATCGGGGTATAAGTTCTAGGACACCTCTCTTCAAAGTTGGGAAGAGTGTGGTGCATAAGCAGGTCGATTTTGATGAGTAGTGGTTTGGATATGAGCGTGTGGTCATTGtaggttttggttgttgttggctcAAGGAGGGTTGTATTGTGGTTGAGGGTGGTAATATGGCTGGGTATTATAGACTTGAGCGTAAGTGGATGGTGTTGAGTAGTTGTTTGGGAATAATAGGTGCTTCCGTGATGTAAATTGGGTTGGTAGTAAAGGATGACTGTTGagacctcctctttcttcttctttccacTATCGATTGACCCTTATTGGATGGCCTTGCTGGACGCTTGCAATGCTGCCATGGATTGTACTTTACCAGATTTTATGCcctcttctaagaaatctcccatcttgaccaTCTCGGGGAATTTCTCTCCCATCATTCCCATCTtcttttcaaagtatattccCTCCTGGGCTCTAATGAAATAGTTGGTTAGTTCACTATCATCTAGCGGAGGTTGCGCTCTAGCAGCCTCCGACCTCCACCGtcgtgcatattcttggaatgattCAGATGGTTTTTTCTGTAGGTTCACTAGTGCGAACCGATCAGGAGAGATCTCTGTATTGAATCGAAAATGATTCATGAAGTCCTCCTCCATatcttgccaagttctccaattttGCAGATCATATCGAGTATACCAGGTGAGTGCTTCTTCCATCAAAACTTCTTATAAATAACTTCATCCTTAGCTTCTCGTTCCTCCCCACTCCGACTAACTTGTCGCAGTATGCCTTCAGATGTGCGTGAGGGTCCCCTGTCCCATCGAAGATATCAACCTTTGGGGGTTTGTACCCTGCTGGCATATCCACATTTGGATGAATACACGTCCTTGTAGT from Nicotiana tomentosiformis chromosome 11, ASM39032v3, whole genome shotgun sequence encodes:
- the LOC138901635 gene encoding uncharacterized protein; protein product: MEEDFMNHFRFNTEISPDRFALVNLQKKPSESFQEYARRWRSEAARAQPPLDDSELTNYFIRAQEGIYFEKKMGMMGEKFPEMVKMGDFLEEGIKSGKVQSMAALQASSKAIQ